DNA from Geobacillus vulcani PSS1:
TGCTCAACTGACCATGTCCATAGCTCGCGATACGAGTTAAATGACAACCCCTTTTTCTCTTTCAGCCAGTCCATATACCGTCGAATGTTCGATTGCCGAATTTGCTCCTCGGTCGGCTGCCAAAGAATCGTCCCTTCCGTAATCGCTTTCATTTCATCGTGCGTCACGAGACGCCGTCACCGCCTTTCTGCCGATAGTTTGTTCAGACTATTCATATGATAACACGATTTCCTACTGTTTTGAATAGTTGCCAGTTCGACAACTCTGTCAGAAAAAAATGAAACAAATTGATTGACAACAGCAAGGCAACTGGAATATGATAAACACAAAAGTTGGTCTAAGCAAAAAAAATGTCTTTTATAAAAAATATTAAACGGAGGGAAACTTTTATGGCGCAAGGAAAACGTTGCCGCCTCTCCGATATGAAACCGGGCGATCAATTTCTCATCGAAAAGGTTGATGTTCCTGATCCTATGTTAAAAAGGCGGTTGCTTGATTTGGGATTTGTACCCGGCGGGGAAGTAGAAGTCGGGCAAAGAAGCCCTCTTGGCGACCCGACCGCCTATCGCATTTGTGGAACGACGATCGCATTAAGGAAAGAAGAAAGTGACTATATTTACGGGGAGAAGATCCACCATGACTGATATGACGTATACGATTGCCTTAATGGGAAATCCGAACACCGGCAAAAGCACGTTGTTCAATGTCTTAACGGGCCTGCGCCAACATACCGGCAACTGGCCTGGGAAAACGGTCACTCATGCGGAAGGAGAATGCCGCCACCGCGGCACATTGTACCGAATCGTCGACTTGCCGGGAACGTATTCCCTCTATTCCAACTCAGCCGATGAAGAGGTGGCGCGCGATTTTCTCCTGTTTCAACGTCCTGACGTCACAGTCGTTGTGGTCGATGCTACGGCATTAGAGCGCAACCTAAATCTGGCGCTTCAAGTATTGGAAATGACCAACCGCGTCATTGTCGCCATCAATTTGATGGATGAAGCGAAAAAGAAAGGCATTCATATCAATACAAAAAAATTAGCCGCCAAACTCGGCGTGCCGGTCGTGCCGATCTCGGCCCGCAACCGGGAAGGAATCGATGCACTTCTTGATACGGTGGATGCCATGGCGCATGGCCGTATCAACACCAACCCACTTTCCATCCGGTACAGTCCGGAAATCGAACGAGGCATTGCCAAGCTTCTTCCATTCGTTAAAGAAGTGATGGGAGACACGTATCCTGCTCGCTGGATCGCTCTTCGTCTCCTTGACGGCGATACATCGCTGCTTCAAGCACTGAAACAGCCGCCGCAACCATTGATCAAGGAGGGGAACGCGTATGCCTGCTGTGGATCCATCAAATCGATTTGACCGCTTAATGGCAGAAGCGAAATCATTGGCGCCGGACAATGTGCGCGAGCAAATCGTTACCGCCATCTTTCAAACATCAACAGCGCTTTGTCGAGAATGTGTCACTCATACAAACAGCGTGAAACGGGATCGAACGGAACAAATTGACCGGATCGTCACGTCGAAGCGGTGGGGATTTCCGATTATGCTGGTGCTGCTCGCCGCTGTCCTGTACGTGACCATTGCCGGCGCCAACGTATTTTCCGATTCGCTCGCCCGCTTGTTCGGGACGATCGAAACGTATCTCACCATGGCCTTTCAAGCGATTCACGCCCCCGACTGGCTGCACGGCCTTATTGTACTTGGCCTATACCGCGGCACGGCTTGGGTCGTCAGCGTGATGCTGCCGCCGATGGCAATTTTCTTTCCCGTATTCGCTTTGCTCGAAAACTACGGCTACTTGCCCCGTGTCGCCTTCAACATGGATCGCTTGTTTAAAAAAGCGGGGGCGCACGGCAAACAATCGCTGACAATGGCCATGGGCTTCGGCTGCAACGCGGCGGCCATCATGTCGACGCGCATTATCGAATCGCCGCGCGAACGGATGCTGGCCATTTTGACCAACAACTTCGTCCCCTGCAATGGACGTTGGCCGACGCTGATCCTGCTTTCTTCCTTATTCATGGCGGCTGGCTATACAGGTGGATGGAACACGTTCGTTACCGCGGGCGTGGTCGTCGCCATGGTGTTGTTTGGCATCGTCGTTACGTTGACCGTTTCATGGGTCTTATCTAAGACGGCCTTGCGAGGGATTCCGACCCATTACACGTTGGAGCTGCCGCCGTACCGACGCCCGAAAATCATGGAGACGATCATCCGGGCCACCCTCGACAAATCACTCTATGTGCTGAAACGGGCGGTAACGGTTGCGGCGCCGGCCGGCATTCTGACATGGGTGCTCGGCAACGTTCACGTGGGAGATACGACCGTGCTGGCGTATTTAGCCGACTGGCTTGACCCATTTGCCAAAGCATTGGGATTGGATGGCTACATTTTGATGGCGTTCATTTTAGGCTTGCCAGCCAATGAAATTGTCGTGCCGATTTTGCTGATGGGCTATTTATCCGCGGGGGCGCTCACTGAAGTCGATGGCCTGCATTCTCTAAAACAAATTTTGCTCGACCACGGCTGGACGTGGCTCACCGCCTTCAATATGATGCTGTTTTCCCTGCTTCACTACCCATGCGGCACGACGCTCGTCAACATTTACAAAGAAACGAAAAGCGCGAAATGGACGTTCGTCGCCTTTGCCTTGCCGACAGCGATTGCCATTATGGTCACCTTTGCGACCGCACAGCTGGCAAGATGGCTCGGGCTCGTTTAACACTCGAGGCTGTCTCAACAGGTCGGTTTAACGACCTTTTGAGACAGCCTCTTTTATCCACTATATATACACAACAACTTCTTGTTCCGTTCTATATGTTGTGTCTGTATTGAAGACAGACGACCTTTTGGATCATCCCCCTCTTTCGCCGCTATATATACGCACCGGCTTCTTATGTCACGCGATCCGTTGTGCCCATCTTGAGGACGGACGGACCTTGTAGGTCAGCCCCCCGTTTATTTGCCGAAATCAACTTCCATCTATACTTCTTTTACGTTCTCTACATGAGAGGCATCCCCCTCTACAATTACGCGAAACCCCTCCTCACCCGCCTCAACGACCGTCACGCTCGTGCCATACATATACGGCGGCGCCCAAAGCTGGTCAAGCGGCGCACCTTTAAATGCTGCCATCAGCGTTTTCAGCACGACGCCGTGGGTGACGATCAAGACGGTCTCCCCCTCGTGCCGTTCGATGATGCGCCGCACCGCTTCAAGCGCCCGCTGTTGCACATCGAAAAACCGCTCGCCGCGCTGTGGCGCGTACAGATGCGGTGCGTTCCAAAAATGGTCGAACGCAACCGGATCCATTTGCCGGATTTCATCATGCGTCTTTCCTTCCCAATCGCCAAGATGAATCTCGCACAGCTGCTCGTCTTGATAAATCGGAATAAGCCGCGCGCCGCGAACCAGCTCGGCCGTTTCGCACGCTCGGCCGCTTGTGCTTGTGTAAATGGCGGCCAACTCGACCGCTTCGAGCCGCTTTCCAAGCCGCATGGCGTCTTGCCGCCCTTTTTCCGTGAGCGGCGAGTCTTGCCTTCCTTGCATCCGCTTTTCGACATTCCACTTCGTTTCCCCATGTCTTGTCAAATACAAGGTTGTCATCATGTTTCCCCTCGTTTCTCTCTTCTCTATCAACCTAATAGCCGATTCCAGCAAACGAAACGCGGCATGTGCGTTCCTGCCATCCTTGATCTCCGCTTGAATGCCGTTGGACAACACAATCATCGGATTTGGAGCTTCTCACCAAATCAACGGCTCTGTTCATCTTTTCCGGTTCTTTTTCACGAGTTTCGTTAGTTCAATTCCTTCCGGCGTTTCGATGCGCTCGATGGCACGAAACCCATGGCGTTCGTAAAAGCGAATGGCCGGCACGTTGCCGCTTCCGGTCGTCACGACGATCTCGCTTATCGACGGCTCTTGCTTGATCACAAAGTCGAGCAACGCGCTGGCGATCCCTTGACGGAAATAATCCGGGTCAACCATCAGCCGACAAAGGTGAAGCGTCTTCCCATTCCGCTCGCAAGCGATCGCCCCAACGAGCCGTTCACCTTGAAAATAGCCGAAAAAGCGCTCGCCGCATCGTTGCAGAGAAGCGATCGTATCGTGAAGCGGCGGGAGCGCCGTGCTGCCGATGATCTGCGCCTCGATCGTATACGCACGCCGCTGCAGGTGCAGCACCATAACAGCCGTCTCGTAGTCTGCTATGTGAAGTTCAGCAATCATGTTCCTCTCCCTTTCGATGGCTAAAAAGCGGCCGAGCGCGGCCGCTTATCCATTATTTATTCATGAATGACTTCCTCCATCGCTTCTTGCAGCGAATGAAAGCCTTTTTTCTCTCGGCCGTCTTTTCGGACGGTCCATTCCTGCTTCTCGAGCGCCAGTTCACCGCGTTCGTTTTTTACAAACGGCAGATGAATGGTGATCATCTCATCGTCTTTGTTGATCGTATAGCCGATGTAGTAGCGACCACCTTCACCATGCTCTTCAAAAATGCCAACTTGGTCGAGTCCGTAGGCTTCCATCATCGGCTCGAGGGTGTCGATGAACTCCTCGATCATGACGCTTCGCGGCGCAAATTCCATGGTTTTTCCTCCTCTTGCCTAGTCATCAAGTGTAGTTTGCGGCAAGCGGAGGAAACTCATGAGTGGAAATGACCGACTTATGACGGAGGCCCATTGCAGGCCGTGCGGTTGTATTCCTCGAGCCATTGCTGCAGCTTCTCCGCTTCGAGCGAACGGCTGAAGTAAAACCCTTGCGCATAGTCGCAATGCATTTGCGAAAGAAGCATAACTTGCGACTCGGTTTCGACCCCTTCGGCCAATACTTCAATATCCAAGCTTTTGGCTAAATGAATGATCGTATCCACGATCGTGGCATCTTTCGAGTTTTCTGCGATGCCTTGAATAAAACTGCGATCGATTTTCAATAGCGACACCGGCAAATTGCGGATGTACGCAAGCGAGGAAAAGCCGGTGCCGAAATCGTCGATCGCCGCCTGCACACCGAGCCGCCGCAGCTCAGTTAAAATGTGCCGCCCTGTTTCGATGTTTTCCATCAGTCCGCTTTCGGTCACTTCTAAAATCAGTTGGGCGGGTTCTAAGCCCGTCTGCCGTAAAATGCGCTTGACATGTTCGACGAGTTCTGGACGATTGAGCAAAAACGGCGACAAATTGACAGCCAGCTTCAATCCCGGAAATCGGTTCTGCCACTCTTTGACTTGCCGACATGCTTCTTCGAGCACCCATAAGGTGATTTCGAAAATAAAGCCGCTCTCTTCAGCCAACGGGATAAAATCAAGCGGCGGAATCTCACCGAGCATCGGATGACGCCAGCGCAACAGCGCCTCAATCCCCATCGCCTTCCCTTTTGAAAGCTGCACCTTCGGCTGATAGCATAAATACAACTGCCCCCGCATAATGGCAAACGGCAAATCTTGCCTGATCACCGCATGCCGATGTTCAGTCGGCCGGTAAAACGCATAACCGTTCCGCCCCCGCTCTTTCACTTCGTACAGGGCTTGATCGGCATATTTCATCACTTGTTCGATCCGGTCGCTGTCTTTCGGGAAAA
Protein-coding regions in this window:
- a CDS encoding FeoA family protein, with translation MAQGKRCRLSDMKPGDQFLIEKVDVPDPMLKRRLLDLGFVPGGEVEVGQRSPLGDPTAYRICGTTIALRKEESDYIYGEKIHHD
- a CDS encoding FeoB small GTPase domain-containing protein, with product MTDMTYTIALMGNPNTGKSTLFNVLTGLRQHTGNWPGKTVTHAEGECRHRGTLYRIVDLPGTYSLYSNSADEEVARDFLLFQRPDVTVVVVDATALERNLNLALQVLEMTNRVIVAINLMDEAKKKGIHINTKKLAAKLGVPVVPISARNREGIDALLDTVDAMAHGRINTNPLSIRYSPEIERGIAKLLPFVKEVMGDTYPARWIALRLLDGDTSLLQALKQPPQPLIKEGNAYACCGSIKSI
- a CDS encoding nucleoside recognition domain-containing protein codes for the protein MPAVDPSNRFDRLMAEAKSLAPDNVREQIVTAIFQTSTALCRECVTHTNSVKRDRTEQIDRIVTSKRWGFPIMLVLLAAVLYVTIAGANVFSDSLARLFGTIETYLTMAFQAIHAPDWLHGLIVLGLYRGTAWVVSVMLPPMAIFFPVFALLENYGYLPRVAFNMDRLFKKAGAHGKQSLTMAMGFGCNAAAIMSTRIIESPRERMLAILTNNFVPCNGRWPTLILLSSLFMAAGYTGGWNTFVTAGVVVAMVLFGIVVTLTVSWVLSKTALRGIPTHYTLELPPYRRPKIMETIIRATLDKSLYVLKRAVTVAAPAGILTWVLGNVHVGDTTVLAYLADWLDPFAKALGLDGYILMAFILGLPANEIVVPILLMGYLSAGALTEVDGLHSLKQILLDHGWTWLTAFNMMLFSLLHYPCGTTLVNIYKETKSAKWTFVAFALPTAIAIMVTFATAQLARWLGLV
- a CDS encoding histidine phosphatase family protein, producing MMTTLYLTRHGETKWNVEKRMQGRQDSPLTEKGRQDAMRLGKRLEAVELAAIYTSTSGRACETAELVRGARLIPIYQDEQLCEIHLGDWEGKTHDEIRQMDPVAFDHFWNAPHLYAPQRGERFFDVQQRALEAVRRIIERHEGETVLIVTHGVVLKTLMAAFKGAPLDQLWAPPYMYGTSVTVVEAGEEGFRVIVEGDASHVENVKEV
- a CDS encoding GNAT family N-acetyltransferase, which produces MIAELHIADYETAVMVLHLQRRAYTIEAQIIGSTALPPLHDTIASLQRCGERFFGYFQGERLVGAIACERNGKTLHLCRLMVDPDYFRQGIASALLDFVIKQEPSISEIVVTTGSGNVPAIRFYERHGFRAIERIETPEGIELTKLVKKNRKR
- a CDS encoding DUF5634 family protein: MEFAPRSVMIEEFIDTLEPMMEAYGLDQVGIFEEHGEGGRYYIGYTINKDDEMITIHLPFVKNERGELALEKQEWTVRKDGREKKGFHSLQEAMEEVIHE